The Channa argus isolate prfri chromosome 14, Channa argus male v1.0, whole genome shotgun sequence genome includes a window with the following:
- the lrrc24 gene encoding leucine-rich repeat-containing protein 24 encodes MILVCLSRPILITLAIVLHPCLGCPSSCRCYSLTVECGSLGIKEIPQGVPSVTETFFLQDNAVVQIRLQDLTRLGSLHYLYLQNNSISALEPGAFVNQGQLLELALNGNLIHLVTPDMFRGLEHLRILYLASNQITRVQDHTFRGLQRLQELHLQENSIELLAEQALSGLSSLALLDLSRNHLRTLGASSLKPLVSLQVLRVTENPWRCDCALGWLRTWISKDGQRLLSSAEQRRLMCSEPPRLSHLSLVEVAPNSLVCIPPVVQLEPSHLTVRLGESLRVSCQASGYPQPQVTWKKASHGKAQVSPRGLVQELGPNGELFRPGAGGVVTALPSSRALKVGGVGGIHGLVRGTEEGGERDSFDPDMGSGMLFLSNVTVAHAGRYECEAWNPGGVARVTFHLAVNMSSSSYSTQFWPRLNTHSFVSSSSSSFYRPEVLDVSQEPLYEQDSMDFNALGPATQTAIAIGISLLALTAILLLIMIYTRHQQYRKEENGSYCTSKEESILYVNDYSDGPTIFAQLEEYRDDHGHEMYVLNRTKPVMGSTSSRCPMMSGFDQQKGMKEALLDHEMVQTLTRSGGMGLRRNPADGGEGPLTTDPEEIFLSQSLLFGSQVAYEIHC; translated from the exons ATGATCCTCGTGTGTCTCTCCAGACCGATCCTCATCACCCTGGCCATTGTCCTGCATCCATGTCTGGGATGCCCATCCAGCTGTCGCTGCTATAGCCTTACAGTGGAATGTGGATCGCTTGGGATCAAAGAAATCCCACAGGGTGTCCCCTCTGTAACAGAG ACCTTCTTCCTCCAGGACAATGCCGTAGTACAAATTCGTCTTCAGGACCTGACTCGTTTGGGGAGCCTCCATTACTTGTACCTTCAGAACAACAGCATCTCTGCCCTGGAGCCTGGGGCGTTTGTAAACCAGGGGCAGCTGTTGGAGTTGGCCCTAAATGGTAACCTCATCCACCTGGTCACCCCTGATATGTTTCGGGGTCTGGAGCACCTTCGAATCCTTTACCTAGCGAGCAACCAGATCACTCGAGTCCAGGACCACACCTTCAGGGGACTACAG CGCCTGCAGGAACTCCACCTGCAGGAAAACAGCATTGAGCTGCTGGCGGAGCAGGCCCTGTCTGGCTTGTCATCCCTGGCTCTGCTTGACCTCAGCAGGAATCACCTCCGCACCCTGGGAGCATCATCCCTCAAACCGCTCGTCAGCCTGCAAGTGCTCCGTGTCACAG AGAACCCATGGCGCTGTGACTGTGCTCTAGGCTGGCTGAGAACCTGGATCAGCAAAGACGGCCAGCGTCTGTTGAGCTCTGCCGAGCAGCGTCGGCTCATGTGTTCTGAGCCACCACGACTCTCCCACCTCAGTCTAGTGGAGGTGGCTCCCAACAGTCTTGTCTGCATCCCTCCTGTGGTGCAGCTCGAGCCGAGCCACCTTACTGTGCGTCTAGGAGAGAGCCTACGAGTCTCCTGCCAGGCCTCGGGATACCCTCAGCCTCAGGTGACCTGGAAGAAAGCCTCCCACGGCAAAGCCCAGGTGTCACCTCGAGGCCTCGTTCAAGAGCTGGGACCCAACGGAGAGCTGTTCAGGCCCGGAGCTGGAGGAGTGGTGACAGCACTGCCTAGCAGCAGAGCTCTAAAAGTGGGAGGTGTTGGCGGGATCCACGGGCTAGTGCGTGGAACGGAGGAGGGTGGTGAGAGGGACAGTTTTGACCCAGACATGGGCAGTGGAATGCTATTCCTCAGCAATGTCACTGTAGCGCATGCCGGGCGCTATGAGTGTGAAGCTTGGAACCCGGGTGGTGTGGCCCGAGTTACCTTTCACCTGGCGGTCAACATGTCCTCTTCTTCATATTCAACTCAGTTTTGGCCTCGTCTGAACACACACTCCTTTGTCTCTTCTTCGTCTAGCTCCTTCTATCGACCAGAGGTTCTGGATGTGAGCCAGGAACCGCTGTATGAGCAGGACAGCATGGACTTTAACGCTTTGGGCCCTGCCACGCAGACTGCCATTGCCATTGGGATCTCCTTGCTGGCACTCACTGCCATTCTCCTCTTGATTATGATCTACACTCGTCACCAGCAGTACAGGAAAGAGGAAAACGGCTCTTACTGTACCAGCAAGGAAGAAAGCATCCTCTACGTGAACGACTACTCTGATGGGCCCACCATCTTTGCGCAGCTGGAGGAGTACCGAGATGACCACGGCCACGAGATGTACGTCCTCAACCGTACCAAGCCTGTGATGGGGTCCACTTCGTCCAGGTGTCCCATGATGAGTGGGTTTGACCAGCAGAAGGGTATGAAGGAGGCTCTGCTAGACCACGAAATGGTGCAGACACTGACCAGATCAGGGGGAATGGGTCTTCGCAGAAACCCAGCAGATGGCGGCGAGGGCCCCCTAACCACAGACCCAGAGGAGATCTTTCTCAGTCAGAGCCTCCTCTTTGGATCACAGGTTGCCTACGAAATCCACTGCTAA
- the slc6a9 gene encoding sodium- and chloride-dependent glycine transporter 1 isoform X2, whose product MEEKQFSGILNGAVPGEPVKRDENSRRGNWGNQIEFVLTSVGYAVGLGNVWRFPYLCYRNGGGAFMLPYFIMLVFCGIPLFFLELSFGQFASLGCLGVWKISPMFKGVGYGMMVVSTYIGIYYNVVICIAFYYFFLSMTNLLPWTYCNNPWNTPDCTGVLGSGRHLNASLANATSSLVAGVSEVANRTKRTSPSEEYWKHYVLNISDDIGNFGEVRLPILGCLAVSWCVVFLCLIRGVKSSGKVVYFTATFPYVVLTILFIRGITLDGAINGIKYYLTPQWQKVLDAKVWGDAASQIFYSLGCAWGGLITMASYNKFHNNCFRDSIIISVTNCATSVYAGFVIFSILGFMAHHLNVPVSEVADHGPGLAFVAYPEALTLLPISPLWSLLFFFMLILLGLGTQFCLLETLVTAVVDEIGTDWIIRNKTVVTLTVAIAGFLLGVPLTTRAGIYWLLLMDNYAASFSLVIISCIMCICIMYIYGHRNYFKDVEMMLGFPPPLFFKVCWRFISPLIISFILIFTVIQYKPITYNDYVYPDWSLAIGFSMALSSVICIPVYALYKISRSPGATFRERLKNACRSHPKWGPALKEHRTGRYAPMASEDTVEARPLKEKEELKEEEKEKKDEISLTIQGSNGSTNTHNNPNPSA is encoded by the exons gTGCCTTCATGCTGCCATACTTTATTATGCTGGTTTTCTGTGGCattcctctcttcttcctcgAGCTTTCCTTTGGTCAGTTTGCCAGTCTGGGATGTCTGGGAGTCTGGAAGATCAGTCCCATGTTCAAAG GTGTGGGCTACGGCATGATGGTGGTGTCCACCTACATTGGAATCTATTACAACGTAGTCATTTGCATTGCCTTCTACTACTTTTTCTTGTCCATGACGAACCTGCTGCCATGGACCTATTGCAACAACCCATGGAACACACCTGACTGCACCGGGGTGTTGGGCAGTGGCCGCCATCTCAATGCCAGTCTGGCTAATGCTACTAGCAGCCTGGTAGCAGGAGTATCCGAGGTAGCCAACCGTACCAAGAGGACCAGTCCAAGTGAAGAGTACTGGAA ACACTATGTATTAAACATCTCGGATGATATTGGGAACTTTGGTGAGGTCCGCCTCCCTATCCTGGGCTGCCTGGCTGTGTCCTGGTgtgttgtctttctctgtctcatcaGGGGCGTTAAATCATCTGGAAAG GTGGTGTACTTCACAGCCACGTTCCCTTATGTGGTTCTGACCATCTTGTTCATCCGTGGCATCACACTGGATGGAGCCATCAACGGTATCAAGTATTACCTGACTCCACAGTGGCAGAAAGTCCTCGATGCAAAG GTATGGGGAGATGCTGCCTCACAGATCTTCTACTCCCTGGGGTGTGCCTGGGGTGGTCTTATTACCATGGCTTCATATAACAAATTCCACAACAACTGTTTCAG agaCAGCATCATCATCAGTGTAACAAACTGCGCCACCAGTGTATATGCTGGCTTTGTCATCTTCTCCATTCTGGGATTCATGGCACACCACTTGAACGTCCCTGTGTCGGAGGTGGCCGACCACGGCCCAGGACTGGCCTTTGTTGCCTACCCAGAAGCCCTCACTCTGCTTCCTATCTCTCCACTCTGGTCGCTGCTCTTCTTCTTTATGCTCATTCTTCTGGGACTAGGGACTCAG TTCTGTCTGCTGGAGACTCTGGTGACGGCTGTCGTTGATGAGATCGGTACAGACTGGATTATCAGGAACAAGACTGTGGTAACACTAACAGTGGCCATTGCAGGTTTTCTCCTAGGAGTGCCACTAACAACACGA GCGGGAATCTATTGGCTCTTACTGATGGACAACTATGCTGCTAGTTTCTCTTTGGTCATCATCTCCTGCATCATGTGCATCTGTATCATGTATATCTATG GTCACAGGAACTACTTCAAAGATGTCGAAATGATGCTGGGCTTTCCGCCTCCCCTCTTCTTTAAAGTCTGCTGGAGATTCATCTCCCCTCTCATTATCTCT TTCATCCTGATCTTCACGGTGATTCAATATAAGCCCATCACATACAACGACTATGTGTATCCTGACTGGTCTCTGGCTATTGGCTTCTCCATGGCTCTGTCCTCAGTGATCTGCATACCCGTCTATGCCCTCTACAAGATTTCCAGGTCCCCAGGAGCCACCTTCAGAGAG cgGTTGAAGAACGCATGCCGATCACATCCAAAGTGGGGCCCTGCCCTGAAAGAGCACCGGACGGGCCGCTACGCCCCCATGGCCTCCGAAGACACAGTTGAGGCTCGTCCCCTTAAGGAGAAGGAGGagctgaaggaggaggagaaagagaagaaggatGAGATCAGCCTCACCATCCAGGGAAGCAACGGctccaccaacacacacaacaacccCAACCCTAGTGCATAG